A single genomic interval of Rhododendron vialii isolate Sample 1 chromosome 3a, ASM3025357v1 harbors:
- the LOC131320351 gene encoding uncharacterized protein LOC131320351 codes for MGNTSSMLTQYDIEEVQEHCNHTFSQQEIVSLYQRFCQLDRNGGGFVSADEIFSVPEFAVNPLSQRLMRMLDGLNFKEFVAFLSAFSSRASLQQKVEFIFKVYDSDGNGKVAFNDMLDVLRDLTGQFISEPQREKVLTHVLEEAGYTKDSLLIAADFVKILGNSDLKMEVEVPVD; via the exons ATGGGCAATACATCTTCGATGCTCACTCAGTACGACATCGAAGAGGTTCAAGAGCACTGCAATCATACAT TTTCACAGCAGGAGATAGTGTCTCTATACCAGAGATTTTGTCAGCTCGATCGCAACGGTGGCGGCTTCGTCTCCGCCGACGAGATCTTCTCCGTACCTGAATTCGCCGTCAATCCTCTCTCTCAG AGATTGATGAGGATGTTGGATGGATTGAATTTCAAGGAATTCGTAGCATTCTTGTCCGCATTTAGTTCTCGTGCAAGCTTGCAACAAAAAGTCGAAT TCATCTTCAAGGTTTATGATTCTGATGGCAACGGAAAGGTTGCATTCAATGATATGTTGGATGTTCTACGCGATTTGACTGGACAATTTATATCTGAACCACAAAGGGAG AAAGTTCTGACCCATGTGCTCGAGGAAGCAGGCTACACAAAGGATTCTTTGTTAATTGCAGCGGACTTTGTCAAG ATTCTTGGAAACTCTGATTTGAAGATGGAAGTTGAGGTCCCCGTAGATTGA